Proteins found in one Panicum hallii strain FIL2 chromosome 4, PHallii_v3.1, whole genome shotgun sequence genomic segment:
- the LOC112891193 gene encoding aspartyl protease APCB1-like produces MTALPRPVQEEGDGDEQQNGRRSFGAVLITVPDGPGSGLPASSSDGIAAALLDHAGAAGSDDDALMEAEDGRPRPLGESFSLWRATVAVFALAALAVAGYVCLYSGGSGGTGATWRLLEAREEEGEGRGGRRSFLLPLHPKPRRSGGDGRDGAARNLTAASPPTGIVFPTGLYYTTVSIGNPPRDYFLDVDTGSDLTWVQCDTPCRSCAKGAHPAYRPAQSNIVLASDPLCDRVQRNPNECNYDINYADRSSSMGAYVRDNMQLTSEDSERDNIDIVFGCGYDQRGILLDTLENTDGILGLGSRAISLPTQLASRGIISNVFGHCMTTDSSGGGYLFLGDDYIPRWGMTWVPVLNGPADNIRRSQLQHVNHGDQQLNVQGKLTQVIFDSGSTYTYFPHEAYTNLVAALKSASPRFVQDDSDNTLPFCMKVDFSVRSVDDLQHFFKPLSLQFEKRFFFSRTFNIRPEDYLTISDKGNVCLRVFDGTAIGFDSVIIIGDAFLRGKLIAYDNDEDQIGWIDSDCTDPSKQSRIPFFLRRVFRNQLV; encoded by the exons ATGACGGCCCTTCCGCGACCGGTGCAGGAGGAGGGGGACGGGGATGAGCAGCAGAACGGGCGGCGTTCCTTCGGCGCCGTCCTGATCACGGTCCCAGACGGTCCCGGCTCTGGCTTGCCCGCTTCGTCCTCCGACGGCATCGCGGCCGCGCTCCTGGACCACGCGGGCGCGGCCGGCTCAGACGACGACGCCCTCATGGAGGCGGAGGACGGGCGGCCACGGCCGTTGGGGGAGTCGTTCTCGCTGTGGCGCGCCACGGTGGCTGTGTTTGCGCTCGCGGCGCTCGCCGTGGCGGGGTACGTCTGCCTGTACTCAGGCGGGAGCGGGGGCAccggcgcgacgtggcggctcCTAGAGgcgcgcgaggaggagggcgaggGCCGCGGTGGCCGCAGGTCATTCCTTCTGCCGCTGCACCCCAAGCCGCGCcgcagcggcggcgacggcagggACGGCGCGGCGAGGAATCTGACGGCCGCGTCCCCGCCCACGGGCATTGTGTTCCCCACCGG GCTATACTACACAACTGTGTCTATTGGCAATCCTCCTAGGGATTATTTTCTTGATGTTGATACTGGCAGCGACTTAACATGGGTACAGTGCGACACGCCATGCAGAAGCTGCGCAAAG GGAGCTCATCCTGCATATAGGCCTGCACAATCCAACATAGTTCTTGCCAGTGATCCACTTTGTGATCGAGTTCAACGCAACCCAAATGAGTGCAACTACGATATCAATTATGCTGACAGAAGCTCCTCCATGGGCGCTTATGTAAGGGATAATATGCAACTCACCAGTGAAGATAGTGAAAGGGACAATATAGACATTGTGTTTGG GTGTGGATATGATCAGAGAGGAATTCTTCTGGACACGCTAGAAAATACTGATGGAATCCTAGGCCTGGGCAGCCGGGCAATAAGCCTTCCTACACAGCTAGCCAGCCGAGGGATTATTTCCAATGTTTTCGGTCACTGTATGACGACAGATTCCAGTGGTGGTGGTTACTTGTTTCTTGGTGATGATTACATTCCCAGATGGGGAATGACATGGGTTCCTGTCCTGAATGGTCCAGCAGA TAATATACGCAGATCCCAACTCCAGCATGTAAACCACGGGGATCAGCAGCTCAATGTGCAAGGGAAGTTGACTCAAGTGATCTTTGACAGTGGGTCTACATATACATATTTCCCACACGAAGCATATACAAATCTGGTTGCTGCG ctgaagagtgcATCCCCGAGATTTGTACAAGATGACTCAGATAATACTCTGCCTttctgcatgaaagttgatttTTCAGTGAG GTCTGTGGATGATTTGCAACATTTCTTCAAGCCCTTGAGTCTGCAATTTGAGAAACGATTTTTCTTCTCCAGAACCTTCAACATTCGTCCTGAAGATTACTTGACCATCAGT GATAAGGGCAATGTCTGCCTGAGGGTGTTCGATGGAACAGCGATTGGTTTTGATTCAGTAATAATAATCGGAG ATGCTTTTCTTCGTGGAAAATTGATTGCTTATGACAATGATGAGGATCAGATCGGATGGATTGATTCAGACTGCACTGACCCAAGCAAACAAAGCAGAATTCCATTCTTCCTGCGAAGAGTGTTTCGCAACCAACTTGTGTAA